The Rana temporaria chromosome 13, aRanTem1.1, whole genome shotgun sequence genome has a window encoding:
- the LOC120920957 gene encoding MAGE-like protein 2 isoform X34 encodes MSDLMQAINTLVDIFEKYSKNLCHGQNLKPAEMEQLIQVELSEAIKNSGDAETIGLVLKAVDRNRDGEISFKEYITLVCVVAKAYYKHLGKARSSLPCIAQQQASANQQLTAGGPTPPTTAGGPPPPQQPPTVQVPSQVSPQQALPPTEAQGQQGAPAQPPAQAPGTTPVQGQQGWPAPPAAQVQQVPTQTAGHPSVSSWGSLQPVAPQVPVQVPATQVPAPQVPAAQVPAPQVPAAQVPAPQVPAAQVPAPQVPATQVPAPQVPAAQVPAPQVPAAQVPAPQVPATQVPAPQVPAAQVPAPHVPASQAPVAQFPYYSYCNWQYQVPQQQAVVPAPVQAPQVPAPQVPAPQVPVQVPAAQVPAPQVPVSQVPAPQVPAPQWQYQAPQQQAVVPAPVPAPQLPAPQVPAPQAPAPQVVAPQVPAPQVPAAQAAPQVVYPQVLAPQWQYQAPQQQAVVPAPVPAPQLPAPQVPAAQVPAPQVPAAQVPAPQVPAAQVPAPQVPAAQVPAPQVPVAQVPAPQVPVAQVPAPQVPAAQVPAATVQTPYIPVAQFPYYGYCNWQYQVPQQQAVVPAPVPAPQVPAPQVPAPQLPAQQVPAAQVPAPQVPAAQVPAPQVPVAQAPAPQVPAAQVPAPQVPVAQAPAPQVPVAQVSAPQVPVAQTPAPQVPAAQAPAPQVPAAQAPAPQVPAAQVPAPQVPVAQAPAPQVPVAQVSAPQVPVAQTPAPQVPAAQAPAPQVPVAQVPAPQVPVAQAPAPQVPVAQVPAPQVPVAQAPAPQVPVAQVSAPQVPVAQTPAPQVPVAQAPAPQVPVAQVPAPQVPVAQAPAPQVPVAQVPAPQVPVAQAPAPQVPVAQAPAPQVPVAQAPAPQVPVAQVPAPQVPVAQAPAATMQTPYIPVAQFPYYSYCNWQYQVPQQQAVVPAPVPAPQLPAPQVPAPQLPAPQVPAPQAPAPQVPAPQVPAPQVPAAQLPAPQVPAPQAPAPQVVAPQAPAPQVVASQAPIQVPATLVPAPQVPASQAPVAQFPYYSYCNWQYQAPQQQAVVPAPVPAPQVPAPQVPAPQLPAQQVPAPQAPAPQVPAPQLPAPQVPAPQAPAPQVVAPQVPAPQVPAAQAALQVVYPQVLAPQWQYQAPQQQAVVPAQQVVSPQAPVQVPAPQVPAPQVPATQVLAPQVPAPQVPAPQVPGTQVPVAQFPYYSYSNWQYQAPQQQAAVPAPVQAPQAPAPQVPAPQAPAPQVVAPQAPAPQVPTPQAPAPQVPTPQVPTPQVPGPQAPAPQVPTPQAPAPQVPATQASAPQVVAPQVLAPQWQYQAPQQQAVVPAPVQAPQLPAPQVPAPQAPAPQGLAPQVPAPQVPAAQAAAPQVVAPQVLAPQWQYQAPQQQAVVPAPVQAPQLPASQVVAPQVPASQVVAPQAPAPQVVAPQVPVQVPAAQAPAPQVVAPQVPVQVPAAQAPAQQVVAPQVSAAQVPQEDLFMVPYSRCDGTTGFALWTPLGFYYY; translated from the exons ATGTCTGACCTCATGCAAGCCATCAACACCCTCGTAGACATCTTCGAGAAGTATTCCAAGAACCTCTGTCATGGTCAGAACCTGAAACCTGCAGAAATGGAGCAGCTCATACAGGTGGAGCTGTCTGAGGCCATCAAA AACTCGGGGGACGCAGAGACCATCGGCCTCGTTCTCAAAGCTGTGGACAGAAACCGTGACGGTGAAATCAGCTTTAAAGAATACATCACGTTGGTGTGTGTGGTCGCCAAGGCCTACTACAAGCATCTGGGCAAAGCCAGGAGCTCGCTGCCTTGTATTGCGCAACAGCAAGCTTCTGCCAATCAGCAACTAACAGCTGGCGGTCCAACACCACCAACAACAGCTGGCGGTCCACCACCACCACAGCAGCCACCAACTGTCCAAGTTCCAAGTCAAGTATCTCCACAGCAAGCACTGCCACCAACCGAGGCTCAGGGCCAACAGGGTGCCCCAGCTCAACCACCAGCTCAGGCACCTGGCACAACACCCGTCCAAGGACAGCAAGGATGGCCAGCTCCACCAGCAGCTCAAGTTCAGCAAGTGCCAACTCAGACCGCTGGCCATCCATCTGTTTCTTCATGGGGAAGCTTACAACCAGTAGCTCCTCAGGTACCTGTACAGGTGCCAGCAACTCAGGTACCTGCCCCACAAGTGCCAGCTGCTCAGGTACCTGCCCCACAAGTGCCAGCTGCTCAGGTACCTGCCCCACAAGTGCCAGCTGCTCAGGTACCTGCCCCACAAGTGCCAGCAACTCAGGTACCTGCCCCACAAGTGCCAGCAGCTCAGGTACCTGCCCCACAAGTGCCAGCTGCTCAGGTCCCCGCACCACAAGTGCCAGCAACTCAGGTACCTGCACCACAAGTGCCAGCTGCTCAGGTCCCAGCACCACACGTGCCAGCTTCTCAGGCTCCTGTAGCACAATTTCCATACTATAGTTATTGCAACTGGCAATATCAAGTACCACAACAGCAAGCTGTAGTTCCTGCACCAGTCCAAGCTCCTCAGGTCCCTGCACCACAAGTGCCAGCTCCTCAGGTACCTGTACAAGTGCCAGCTGCTCAGGTCCCTGCACCACAAGTGCCAGTTTCTCAGGTCCCAGCACCACAAGTGCCAGCTCCTCAGTGGCAATATCAAGCACCACAACAGCAAGCTGTAGTTCCTGCACCAGTGCCAGCACCTCAGCTCCCTGCACCACAAGTGCCAGCTCCTCAAGCTCCTGCACCACAAGTGGTAGCACCTCAGGTACCTGCACCACAAGTGCCAGCTGCTCAAGCTGCACCAcaagtggtttatcctcaggtccTTGCTCCCCAGTGGCAATATCAAGCACCACAACAGCAAGCTGTAGTTCCTGCACCAGTGCCAGCACCTCAGCTCCCTGCACCACAAGTGCCAGCTGCTCAGGTCCCTGCACCACAAGTGCCAGCTGCTCAGGTCCCTGCACCACAAGTGCCAGCTGCTCAGGTCCCCGCACCACAAGTGCCAGCTGCTCAGGTCCCTGCACCACAAGTGCCAGTAGCTCAGGTCCCCGCACCACAAGTGCCAGTAGCTCAGGTCCCCGCACCACAAGTGCCAGCTGCTCAGGTCCCTGCAGCAACAGTGCAAACTCCTTACATTCCGGTAGCACAATTTCCATACTATGGTTATTGCAACTGGCAATATCAAGTACCACAACAGCAAGCTGTAGTTCCTGCACCAGTGCCAGCTCCTCAG GTCCCTGCACCACAAGTGCCAGCTCCTCAGCTCCCTGCACAACAAGTGCCAGCTGCTCAGGTCCCCGCACCACAAGTGCCAGCTGCTCAGGTCCCCGCACCACAAGTGCCAGTTGCTCAGGCACCCGCACCACAAGTGCCAGCTGCTCAGGTCCCTGCCCCACAAGTGCCAGTTGCTCAGGCCCCCGCACCACAAGTGCCAGTTGCTCAGGTCTCTGCCCCACAAGTGCCAGTTGCTCAGACCCCCGCACCACAAGTGCCAGCTGCTCAGGCCCCCGCACCACAAGTGCCAGCTGCTCAGGCCCCCGCACCACAAGTGCCAGCTGCTCAGGTCCCTGCCCCACAAGTGCCAGTTGCTCAGGCCCCCGCACCACAAGTGCCAGTTGCTCAGGTCTCTGCCCCACAAGTGCCAGTTGCTCAGACCCCCGCACCACAAGTGCCAGCTGCTCAGGCCCCCGCACCACAAGTGCCAGTTGCTCAGGTCCCTGCCCCACAAGTGCCAGTTGCTCAGGCCCCCGCACCACAAGTGCCAGTAGCTCAGGTCCCTGCCCCACAAGTGCCAGTTGCTCAGGCCCCCGCACCACAAGTGCCAGTTGCTCAGGTCTCTGCCCCACAAGTGCCAGTTGCTCAGACCCCCGCACCACAAGTGCCAGTTGCTCAGGCCCCCGCACCACAAGTGCCAGTAGCTCAGGTCCCTGCCCCACAAGTGCCAGTTGCTCAGGCCCCCGCACCACAAGTGCCAGTTGCTCAG GTCCCTGCACCACAAGTGCCAGTTGCTCAG GCCCCCGCACCACAAGTGCCAGTTGCTCAGGCCCCCGCACCACAAGTGCCAGTTGCTCAGGCCCCCGCACCACAAGTGCCAGTTGCTCAG GTCCCTGCACCACAAGTGCCAGTTGCTCAGGCCCCTGCGGCAACAATGCAAACTCCTTACATTCCGGTAGCACAATTTCCATACTATAGTTATTGCAACTGGCAATATCAAGTACCACAACAGCAAGCTGTAGTTCCTGCACCAGTGCCAGCTCCTCAG CTCCCTGCACCACAAGTGCCAGCTCCTCAGCTCCCTGCACCACAAGTGCCAGCTCCTCAGGCCCCTGCACCACAAGTGCCAGCTCCCCAGGTACCTGCACCACAAGTGCCAGCTGCTCAGCTCCCTGCACCACAAGTGCCAGCTCCTCAAGCTCCTGCACCACAAGTTGTAGCTCCTCAGGCCCCAGCACCACAAGTTGTAGCTTCTCAGGCACCCATACAAGTGCCAGCTACTCTGGTGCCTGCACCACAAGTGCCAGCTTCTCAGGCTCCTGTAGCACAATTTCCATACTATAGTTATTGCAACTGGCAATATCAAGCACCACAACAGCAAGCTGTAGTTCCTGCACCAGTGCCAGCTCCTCAGGTCCCTGCACCACAAGTGCCAGCTCCTCAGCTCCCTGCACAACAAGTGCCAGCTCCTCAGGCCCCTGCACCACAAGTGCCAGCTCCTCAGCTCCCTGCACCACAAGTGCCAGCTCCTCAGGCTCCTGCACCACAAGTGGTAGCTCCTCAGGTACCTGCACCACAAGTGCCAGCTGCTCAAGCTGCACTACaggtggtttatcctcaggtccTCGCTCCCCAGTGGCAATATCAAGCACCACAACAGCAAGCTGTAGTTCCTGCACAACAAGTGGTATCTCCTCAGGCACCCGTACAAGTGCCAGCTCCCCAGGTACCTGCACCACAAGTGCCAGCTACTCAGGTCCTTGCACCACAAGTGCCAGCTCCACAGGTACCTGCACCACAAGTGCCAGGTACTCAGGTACCTGTAGCACAATTTCCATACTATAGTTATAGCAACTGGCAATATCAAGCACCACAACAGCAagctgcagttcctgcaccagtGCAAGCTCCTCAGGCCCCTGCACCACAAGTGCCAGCTCCTCAGGCTCCTGCACCACAAGTTGTAGCTCCTCAGGCCCCTGCACCACAAGTGCCAACTCCTCAGGCCCCTGCACCACAAGTGCCAACTCCTCAGGTCCCTACACCACAAGTGCCAGGTCCTCAGGCTCCTGCACCACAAGTGCCAACTCCTCAGGCCCCTGCACCACAAGTGCCAGCTACTCAGGCTTCTGCACCACAAGTTGTAGCTCCTCAGGTCCTTGCTCCCCAGTGGCAATATCAAGCACCACAACAGCAAGCTGTAGTTCCTGCACCAGTGCAAGCTCCTCAGCTCCCTGCACCACAAGTGCCAGCTCCTCAGGCTCCTGCACCACAAGGGTTAGCTCCTCAGGTACCTGCACCACAAGTGCCAGC
- the LOC120920957 gene encoding MAGE-like protein 2 isoform X19 has protein sequence MSDLMQAINTLVDIFEKYSKNLCHGQNLKPAEMEQLIQVELSEAIKNSGDAETIGLVLKAVDRNRDGEISFKEYITLVCVVAKAYYKHLGKARSSLPCIAQQQASANQQLTAGGPTPPTTAGGPPPPQQPPTVQVPSQVSPQQALPPTEAQGQQGAPAQPPAQAPGTTPVQGQQGWPAPPAAQVQQVPTQTAGHPSVSSWGSLQPVAPQVPVQVPATQVPAPQVPAAQVPAPQVPAAQVPAPQVPAAQVPAPQVPATQVPAPQVPAAQVPAPQVPAAQVPAPQVPATQVPAPQVPAAQVPAPHVPASQAPVAQFPYYSYCNWQYQVPQQQAVVPAPVQAPQVPAPQVPAPQWQYQAPQQQAVVPAPVPAPQLPAPQVPAAQVPAPQVPAAQVPAPQVPAAQVPAPQVPAAQVPAPQVPVAQVPAPQVPVAQVPAPQVPAAQVPAATVQTPYIPVAQFPYYGYCNWQYQVPQQQAVVPAPVPAPQVPAPQVPAPQLPAQQVPAAQVPAPQVPAAQVPAPQVPVAQAPAPQVPAAQVPAPQVPVAQAPAPQVPVAQVSAPQVPVAQTPAPQVPAAQAPAPQVPAAQAPAPQVPAAQVPAPQVPVAQAPAPQVPVAQVSAPQVPVAQTPAPQVPAAQAPAPQVPVAQVPAPQVPVAQAPAPQVPVAQVPAPQVPVAQAPAPQVPVAQVSAPQVPVAQTPAPQVPVAQAPAPQVPVAQVPAPQVPVAQAPAPQVPVAQVPAPQVPVAQVPAPQVPVAQAPAPQVPVAQAPAPQVPVAQAPAPQVPVAQVPAPQVPAAQVPAPQVPVAQAPAPQVPVAQAPAPQVPVAQAPAPQVPVAQVPAPQVPVAQVPAPQVPVAQAPAPQVPVAQVPAPQVPVAQAPAPQVPVAQAPAPQVPVAQAPAPQVPVAQLPAPQVPAAQVPAPQVPAPQVPAPQVPAAQAAPQVVYPQVLAPQWQYQAPQQQAVVPAQQVVAPQAPIQVPAPQVPAPQVPAPQVPAPQVPGTLVPVAQFPYYSYSNWQYQAPQQQAAVPAPVPAPQAPAPQVPTPQVPAPQVPAPQAPAPQVVAPQAPAPQAVAPQVSAPQVPAAQLPAPQVPAPQLPAPQVPAPQAPAPQVPAPQVPAPQVPAAQLPAPQVPAPQAPAPQVVAPQAPAPQVVASQAPIQVPATLVPAPQVPASQAPVAQFPYYSYCNWQYQAPQQQAVVPAPVPAPQVPAPQVPAPQLPAQQVPAPQAPAPQVPAPQLPAPQVPAPQAPAPQVVAPQVPAPQVPAAQAALQVVYPQVLAPQWQYQAPQQQAVVPAQQVVSPQAPVQVPAPQVPAPQVPATQVLAPQVPAPQVPAPQVPGTQVPVAQFPYYSYSNWQYQAPQQQAAVPAPVQAPQAPAPQVPAPQAPAPQVVAPQAPAPQVPTPQAPAPQVPTPQVPTPQVPGPQAPAPQVPTPQAPAPQVPATQASAPQVVAPQVLAPQWQYQAPQQQAVVPAPVQAPQLPAPQVPAPQAPAPQGLAPQVPAPQVPAAQAAAPQVVAPQVLAPQWQYQAPQQQAVVPAPVQAPQLPASQVVAPQVPASQVVAPQAPAPQVVAPQVPVQVPAAQAPAPQVVAPQVPVQVPAAQAPAQQVVAPQVSAAQVPQEDLFMVPYSRCDGTTGFALWTPLGFYYY, from the exons ATGTCTGACCTCATGCAAGCCATCAACACCCTCGTAGACATCTTCGAGAAGTATTCCAAGAACCTCTGTCATGGTCAGAACCTGAAACCTGCAGAAATGGAGCAGCTCATACAGGTGGAGCTGTCTGAGGCCATCAAA AACTCGGGGGACGCAGAGACCATCGGCCTCGTTCTCAAAGCTGTGGACAGAAACCGTGACGGTGAAATCAGCTTTAAAGAATACATCACGTTGGTGTGTGTGGTCGCCAAGGCCTACTACAAGCATCTGGGCAAAGCCAGGAGCTCGCTGCCTTGTATTGCGCAACAGCAAGCTTCTGCCAATCAGCAACTAACAGCTGGCGGTCCAACACCACCAACAACAGCTGGCGGTCCACCACCACCACAGCAGCCACCAACTGTCCAAGTTCCAAGTCAAGTATCTCCACAGCAAGCACTGCCACCAACCGAGGCTCAGGGCCAACAGGGTGCCCCAGCTCAACCACCAGCTCAGGCACCTGGCACAACACCCGTCCAAGGACAGCAAGGATGGCCAGCTCCACCAGCAGCTCAAGTTCAGCAAGTGCCAACTCAGACCGCTGGCCATCCATCTGTTTCTTCATGGGGAAGCTTACAACCAGTAGCTCCTCAGGTACCTGTACAGGTGCCAGCAACTCAGGTACCTGCCCCACAAGTGCCAGCTGCTCAGGTACCTGCCCCACAAGTGCCAGCTGCTCAGGTACCTGCCCCACAAGTGCCAGCTGCTCAGGTACCTGCCCCACAAGTGCCAGCAACTCAGGTACCTGCCCCACAAGTGCCAGCAGCTCAGGTACCTGCCCCACAAGTGCCAGCTGCTCAGGTCCCCGCACCACAAGTGCCAGCAACTCAGGTACCTGCACCACAAGTGCCAGCTGCTCAGGTCCCAGCACCACACGTGCCAGCTTCTCAGGCTCCTGTAGCACAATTTCCATACTATAGTTATTGCAACTGGCAATATCAAGTACCACAACAGCAAGCTGTAGTTCCTGCACCAGTCCAAGCTCCTCAGGTCCCTGCACCACAAGTGCCAGCTCCTCAG TGGCAATATCAAGCACCACAACAGCAAGCTGTAGTTCCTGCACCAGTGCCAGCACCTCAGCTCCCTGCACCACAAGTGCCAGCTGCTCAGGTCCCTGCACCACAAGTGCCAGCTGCTCAGGTCCCTGCACCACAAGTGCCAGCTGCTCAGGTCCCCGCACCACAAGTGCCAGCTGCTCAGGTCCCTGCACCACAAGTGCCAGTAGCTCAGGTCCCCGCACCACAAGTGCCAGTAGCTCAGGTCCCCGCACCACAAGTGCCAGCTGCTCAGGTCCCTGCAGCAACAGTGCAAACTCCTTACATTCCGGTAGCACAATTTCCATACTATGGTTATTGCAACTGGCAATATCAAGTACCACAACAGCAAGCTGTAGTTCCTGCACCAGTGCCAGCTCCTCAG GTCCCTGCACCACAAGTGCCAGCTCCTCAGCTCCCTGCACAACAAGTGCCAGCTGCTCAGGTCCCCGCACCACAAGTGCCAGCTGCTCAGGTCCCCGCACCACAAGTGCCAGTTGCTCAGGCACCCGCACCACAAGTGCCAGCTGCTCAGGTCCCTGCCCCACAAGTGCCAGTTGCTCAGGCCCCCGCACCACAAGTGCCAGTTGCTCAGGTCTCTGCCCCACAAGTGCCAGTTGCTCAGACCCCCGCACCACAAGTGCCAGCTGCTCAGGCCCCCGCACCACAAGTGCCAGCTGCTCAGGCCCCCGCACCACAAGTGCCAGCTGCTCAGGTCCCTGCCCCACAAGTGCCAGTTGCTCAGGCCCCCGCACCACAAGTGCCAGTTGCTCAGGTCTCTGCCCCACAAGTGCCAGTTGCTCAGACCCCCGCACCACAAGTGCCAGCTGCTCAGGCCCCCGCACCACAAGTGCCAGTTGCTCAGGTCCCTGCCCCACAAGTGCCAGTTGCTCAGGCCCCCGCACCACAAGTGCCAGTAGCTCAGGTCCCTGCCCCACAAGTGCCAGTTGCTCAGGCCCCCGCACCACAAGTGCCAGTTGCTCAGGTCTCTGCCCCACAAGTGCCAGTTGCTCAGACCCCCGCACCACAAGTGCCAGTTGCTCAGGCCCCCGCACCACAAGTGCCAGTAGCTCAGGTCCCTGCCCCACAAGTGCCAGTTGCTCAGGCCCCCGCACCACAAGTGCCAGTTGCTCAG GTCCCTGCACCACAAGTGCCAGTTGCTCAGGTCCCCGCACCACAAGTGCCAGTAGCTCAGGCCCCCGCACCACAAGTGCCAGTTGCTCAGGCCCCCGCACCACAAGTGCCAGTTGCTCAGGCCCCCGCACCACAAGTGCCAGTTGCTCAGGTCCCCGCACCACAAGTGCCAGCTGCTCAGGTCCCCGCACCACAAGTGCCAGTAGCTCAGGCCCCCGCACCACAAGTGCCAGTTGCTCAGGCCCCCGCACCACAAGTGCCAGTTGCTCAGGCCCCCGCACCACAAGTGCCAGTTGCTCAGGTCCCTGCACCACAAGTGCCAGTTGCTCAG GTCCCTGCACCACAAGTGCCAGTTGCTCAGGCCCCCGCACCACAAGTGCCAGTAGCTCAGGTCCCTGCCCCACAAGTGCCAGTTGCTCAGGCCCCCGCACCACAAGTGCCAGTTGCTCAGGCCCCCGCACCACAAGTGCCAGTTGCTCAGGCCCCCGCACCACAAGTGCCAGTTGCTCAGCTCCCTGCACCACAAGTGCCAGCTGCTCAGGTCCCAGCACCACAAGTGCCAGCTCCTCAGGTACCTGCACCACAAGTGCCAGCTGCTCAAGCTGCACCAcaagtggtttatcctcaggtccTTGCTCCCCAGTGGCAATATCAAGCACCACAACAGCAAGCTGTAGTTCCTGCACAACAAGTTGTAGCTCCTCAGGCACCCATACAAGTGCCAGCTCCCCAGGTACCTGCACCACAAGTGCCAGCTCCACAGGTACCTGCACCACAAGTGCCAGGTACTCTGGTACCTGTAGCACAATTTCCATACTATAGTTATAGCAACTGGCAATATCAAGCACCACAACAGCAggctgcagttcctgcaccagtGCCAGCTCCTCAG GCCCCTGCACCACAAGTGCCAACTCCTCAGGTCCCTGCACCACAAGTGCCAGCTCCTCAGGCCCCTGCACCACAAGTTGTAGCTCCTCAGGCCCCTGCACCACAAGCGGTAGCTCCCCAGGTATCTGCACCACAAGTGCCAGCTGCTCAGCTCCCTGCACCACAAGTGCCAGCTCCTCAGCTCCCTGCACCACAAGTGCCAGCTCCTCAGGCCCCTGCACCACAAGTGCCAGCTCCCCAGGTACCTGCACCACAAGTGCCAGCTGCTCAGCTCCCTGCACCACAAGTGCCAGCTCCTCAAGCTCCTGCACCACAAGTTGTAGCTCCTCAGGCCCCAGCACCACAAGTTGTAGCTTCTCAGGCACCCATACAAGTGCCAGCTACTCTGGTGCCTGCACCACAAGTGCCAGCTTCTCAGGCTCCTGTAGCACAATTTCCATACTATAGTTATTGCAACTGGCAATATCAAGCACCACAACAGCAAGCTGTAGTTCCTGCACCAGTGCCAGCTCCTCAGGTCCCTGCACCACAAGTGCCAGCTCCTCAGCTCCCTGCACAACAAGTGCCAGCTCCTCAGGCCCCTGCACCACAAGTGCCAGCTCCTCAGCTCCCTGCACCACAAGTGCCAGCTCCTCAGGCTCCTGCACCACAAGTGGTAGCTCCTCAGGTACCTGCACCACAAGTGCCAGCTGCTCAAGCTGCACTACaggtggtttatcctcaggtccTCGCTCCCCAGTGGCAATATCAAGCACCACAACAGCAAGCTGTAGTTCCTGCACAACAAGTGGTATCTCCTCAGGCACCCGTACAAGTGCCAGCTCCCCAGGTACCTGCACCACAAGTGCCAGCTACTCAGGTCCTTGCACCACAAGTGCCAGCTCCACAGGTACCTGCACCACAAGTGCCAGGTACTCAGGTACCTGTAGCACAATTTCCATACTATAGTTATAGCAACTGGCAATATCAAGCACCACAACAGCAagctgcagttcctgcaccagtGCAAGCTCCTCAGGCCCCTGCACCACAAGTGCCAGCTCCTCAGGCTCCTGCACCACAAGTTGTAGCTCCTCAGGCCCCTGCACCACAAGTGCCAACTCCTCAGGCCCCTGCACCACAAGTGCCAACTCCTCAGGTCCCTACACCACAAGTGCCAGGTCCTCAGGCTCCTGCACCACAAGTGCCAACTCCTCAGGCCCCTGCACCACAAGTGCCAGCTACTCAGGCTTCTGCACCACAAGTTGTAGCTCCTCAGGTCCTTGCTCCCCAGTGGCAATATCAAGCACCACAACAGCAAGCTGTAGTTCCTGCACCAGTGCAAGCTCCTCAGCTCCCTGCACCACAAGTGCCAGCTCCTCAGGCTCCTGCACCACAAGGGTTAGCTCCTCAGGTACCTGCACCACAAGTGCCAGC